The genomic stretch CAGTATAAAACCATTGCTGCAGTCGCCCTGCTTTAGTCTCTCAATAACTATCTTCACAACAACAGCATCTGGAACAAGCAAGCCGCCGTCCATGTATGCCTTTGCTTCAAGACCAATCTGCGATTTATCTCTGACAGCAGTTCTTAATATATCACCTGTTGATATCTGCGGTATCTTATATCTATCTACAAGTTTCTGGCACTGAGTCCCTTTACCGGCACCAGGGGGACCAAGAAGGATAAGACCATGCACTTATTTCTTCCTCGCTATGTCAAGAATTGTAAAAACCTCAAACCTGAAGGTTTGAGTTACAACCGTAACTCAAGGCTTTAGCCTTGAGGACTTTTTACAACCGTAACTCAAGGCTTTAGCCTTGAGGACTTTTGCATCTTGCATCTTACAATTTACAATTCAACATTCTTGAGAATGTTGCTATCCCCTCCTACCTTTTATTCTCCCTTTTTTAAGAATGCCGTCGTAAGACCTTACAAGCATGTGAGATTCTATCTGCTGAGCAGTATCAAGGGCAACACCAACCACAATTAAAAGCGCAGTCCCTCCAAAATAAAACGGCACATTAAATCTGCCGATAAGTATAGACGGTAAAACACATACAAACGAAAGATATAATGCACCCCACAGGGTTATCCTTCTGAGTATCCTGTCTACATACTCTGCTGTATGATGACCGGGTCTTATACCCGGCACAAAACCACCGTTCTTTTTAAGATTGTCAGCAATATCTACTGGATTGAACTGTATTGCTGTATAAAAATATGTAAAACCTATAATGGTAGGTATATACAAAAGATTATACCATATCCCTACAGGATTTAAGGCATCAGCAATCATCTTTACCCATCCAATATCTATAAAATTAGCTGCTGTAGCAGGGAATATGATTATTGAAGAGGCAAATATAGGTGGTATAACCCCTGCAGAGTTTATCTTTAATGGGAGATGGGTGCTCTGCCCCCCGTAAACCTTTCTGCCGACAACCCTCTTTGGATACTGGATAGGTATCCTTCTCTGTCCCTGTTCCATAAATATTATAAATGCCACAATCGCAACGGCAAATATCAGGACAAAAAGCACAAAGAGGAAGTTCATCTCTCCTGTTCGGACAAGACTGAATGTATTATTTATTGCACTTGGCAGATTTGCAACAATACCTGCGAATA from Deltaproteobacteria bacterium encodes the following:
- the secY gene encoding preprotein translocase subunit SecY, with the protein product QAKGTLLGFIDMFSGGALRNLSVFSLGIMPYISSSIILQLLTVTIPHLEKLSKEGESGRRRIVQYTRYGTILLSVIQGLGIAMGLESMKGPAGELIVPNPGWSFRLLAVITLTSGTAFIMWLGEQITERGVGNGISLIIFAGIVANLPSAINNTFSLVRTGEMNFLFVLFVLIFAVAIVAFIIFMEQGQRRIPIQYPKRVVGRKVYGGQSTHLPLKINSAGVIPPIFASSIIIFPATAANFIDIGWVKMIADALNPVGIWYNLLYIPTIIGFTYFYTAIQFNPVDIADNLKKNGGFVPGIRPGHHTAEYVDRILRRITLWGALYLSFVCVLPSILIGRFNVPFYFGGTALLIVVGVALDTAQQIESHMLVRSYDGILKKGRIKGRRG